One Saccharopolyspora erythraea NRRL 2338 genomic region harbors:
- the glpK gene encoding glycerol kinase GlpK has translation MASYVAAIDQGTTSTRCMIFNHSGRVVAVDQVEHRQIFPRAGWVEHDPEEIWSNTRQVCAGALAKADLVTSEIAAVGITNQRETTVVWDRKTGKPVYNAIVWQDTRTDSIVNELAADGGQNRYHRKTGLPLATYFSGTKIRWILDNVDGVRARAEKGELLFGNMDTWVLWNSTGGPDGGLHVTDPTNASRTLLMDLETLDWDTDICAEFGIPTSMLPEIRSSSEVYGHFRERGVFGGLPIAGILGDQQAATFGQACLSPGEAKNTYGTGNFLLLNTGTERVLSENGLLTTVGYKIGGNDTVYCLEGSIAVTGSLVQWLRDNLGLIASAPEIEQLARTVDDNGGAYFVPAFSGLFAPHWRSDARGAIVGLTRFVDRGHLARAVLEATAFQTREVIEAMNADSGVPLKSLKVDGGMVGNELLMQFQADILGVPVIRPVVSETTALGAAYAAGLAVGFWGSEEDIRSNWAKDKQWDPLMPEEKREAEYRQWQKAVTKTFDWVE, from the coding sequence ATGGCTTCCTACGTCGCAGCAATCGACCAGGGCACCACCTCGACCCGGTGCATGATCTTCAACCACTCGGGCCGGGTCGTCGCCGTGGACCAGGTGGAGCACCGCCAGATCTTCCCGCGCGCGGGATGGGTCGAGCACGACCCGGAGGAGATCTGGAGCAACACCAGGCAGGTCTGCGCCGGCGCGCTGGCCAAGGCCGACCTGGTGACCTCCGAGATCGCCGCGGTCGGCATCACCAACCAGCGCGAGACGACCGTGGTGTGGGACCGCAAGACCGGCAAGCCGGTCTACAACGCCATCGTCTGGCAGGACACCAGGACCGACAGCATCGTCAACGAGCTCGCCGCCGACGGCGGGCAGAACCGCTACCACCGCAAGACCGGTCTGCCGCTGGCGACCTACTTCTCCGGCACCAAGATCCGCTGGATCCTGGACAACGTGGACGGTGTCCGCGCCCGTGCCGAGAAGGGCGAGCTGCTGTTCGGCAACATGGACACCTGGGTGCTGTGGAACTCCACGGGCGGTCCCGACGGCGGTCTGCACGTGACCGACCCGACCAACGCCTCGCGCACCCTGCTGATGGACCTGGAGACCCTGGACTGGGACACCGACATCTGCGCCGAGTTCGGCATCCCGACGTCGATGCTGCCGGAGATCCGCTCGTCGTCGGAGGTCTACGGGCACTTCCGCGAGCGCGGGGTGTTCGGCGGGCTGCCGATCGCGGGCATCCTCGGCGACCAGCAGGCCGCCACCTTCGGGCAGGCGTGCCTGTCGCCCGGTGAAGCCAAGAACACCTACGGCACCGGCAACTTCCTGCTGCTCAACACCGGCACCGAGCGGGTGCTCAGCGAGAACGGGCTGCTGACCACGGTCGGCTACAAGATCGGCGGCAACGACACCGTCTACTGCCTGGAGGGCTCGATCGCGGTCACCGGCTCGCTGGTGCAGTGGCTGCGCGACAACCTCGGGCTCATCGCCAGCGCGCCGGAGATCGAGCAGCTCGCGCGGACCGTCGACGACAACGGCGGCGCCTACTTCGTCCCGGCGTTCTCCGGGCTGTTCGCGCCGCACTGGCGATCCGACGCGCGCGGCGCGATCGTCGGCCTGACCCGGTTCGTCGACCGCGGGCACCTGGCCCGCGCGGTGCTGGAGGCCACGGCGTTCCAGACCCGCGAGGTGATCGAGGCGATGAACGCCGACTCCGGGGTGCCGCTGAAGTCGCTGAAGGTCGACGGCGGCATGGTCGGCAACGAACTGCTCATGCAGTTCCAGGCCGACATCCTCGGCGTGCCGGTGATCCGTCCGGTGGTCAGCGAGACGACGGCGCTCGGCGCCGCCTACGCGGCGGGCCTCGCCGTCGGCTTCTGGGGCAGCGAGGAGGACATCCGCTCCAACTGGGCCAAGGACAAGCAGTGGGACCCGCTCATGCCGGAGGAGAAGCGGGAAGCCGAGTACCGCCAGTGGCAGAAGGCCGTGACCAAGACCTTCGACTGGGTCGAGTGA
- a CDS encoding alpha-hydroxy-acid oxidizing protein, which produces MTAGESFGRAVQAQIYRAGLFGRTPRVPVSPDALEAAARRRMSRTAWAYVAGSAGRERTAHANRSALDRWEIVPRMLRDVEDRDTGVELFGARLPSPFLFAPVGVLEMAHQEADLAVAAAARELGVPMVISTQGSVPMEETAVALAETVRWYQLYWPGDDGLAASLVRRAEATGAAAIVVTLDTDLLGWRTRDLDLAWLPFGRAMGIAQYLSDPVFAELVAERASRPRQDAPVKPGLAALKTLAGIARRYPGGFLRNLTSPLPRAAVETFLDVFSRPALTWEHLAWLRERTSLPIVLKGLQHPDDAALALDHGVDGIIVSNHGGRQVDGAIGAIDALPGIAERVGGRIPVLFDSGIRSGADAFKALALGARAVLVGRPYVYGLALAGADGAREVVRNLMAEFDLTMALTGRTTTSDITRDALR; this is translated from the coding sequence GTGACCGCTGGCGAATCCTTCGGACGCGCCGTCCAGGCGCAGATCTACCGCGCGGGCCTCTTCGGCCGCACGCCCCGCGTGCCCGTGTCGCCCGACGCCCTGGAAGCCGCCGCACGCCGCCGGATGAGCCGGACCGCGTGGGCCTACGTCGCGGGGTCGGCGGGCAGGGAGCGGACCGCGCACGCGAACCGGTCCGCGCTCGACCGGTGGGAGATCGTGCCGCGCATGCTGCGCGACGTCGAGGACCGCGACACCGGCGTCGAGCTCTTCGGCGCGCGGCTGCCGTCGCCGTTCCTCTTCGCTCCGGTCGGGGTGCTGGAGATGGCCCACCAGGAGGCCGACCTCGCGGTCGCGGCGGCGGCCCGCGAGCTGGGCGTGCCGATGGTGATCTCCACGCAGGGCTCGGTGCCGATGGAGGAGACCGCGGTGGCGCTGGCCGAGACGGTCCGCTGGTACCAGCTCTACTGGCCCGGTGACGACGGGCTCGCGGCGAGCCTGGTCCGGCGCGCCGAGGCGACCGGGGCGGCGGCCATCGTGGTCACCCTCGACACCGACCTGCTCGGGTGGCGCACCCGGGACCTGGATCTGGCGTGGCTGCCGTTCGGCCGGGCCATGGGCATCGCGCAGTACCTCAGCGACCCGGTCTTCGCCGAGCTGGTCGCCGAGCGGGCGTCCCGTCCCCGGCAGGACGCACCGGTGAAACCCGGGCTCGCGGCGCTGAAGACCCTGGCCGGGATCGCCCGGCGGTATCCGGGCGGTTTCCTGCGCAACCTCACTTCGCCGTTGCCGCGCGCGGCGGTCGAAACCTTCCTGGACGTCTTCTCGCGGCCCGCGCTGACCTGGGAGCACCTCGCCTGGCTGCGCGAGCGGACGTCGTTGCCGATCGTCCTCAAGGGACTCCAGCACCCCGACGACGCGGCGCTGGCGCTGGACCACGGCGTGGACGGGATCATCGTGTCCAACCACGGCGGCCGACAGGTCGACGGAGCCATCGGTGCCATCGACGCGTTGCCGGGGATCGCCGAACGCGTCGGGGGTCGCATCCCGGTGCTGTTCGACAGCGGCATCCGCAGCGGCGCCGACGCGTTCAAGGCGCTGGCCCTCGGGGCTCGAGCGGTCCTCGTCGGCAGGCCCTACGTCTACGGGCTCGCGTTGGCGGGCGCGGACGGCGCGCGGGAGGTCGTGCGGAACCTGATGGCCGAGTTCGACCTGACCATGGCGCTGACCGGCCGCACGACCACATCGGACATCACCCGCGACGCGCTCCGCTGA
- a CDS encoding tetratricopeptide repeat protein yields the protein MYGKAFAPEYQGALWELSVNTAYEDVLAAARERESRAEADGTPLELAQARLGVAEACRRLGRLDEADAAWRASYHAAKSVSAQGAMAWALWSGGTLARQCGKLNVAVRWLKAGRDLAEQAGDIVAYGYTFAGIAETLRIRGDHEEARVLHEHVLAEARKRGESRHIVWALEGLAQIDRFAGDLDSAWNRFEEAARTAEESGDERGHAWALRGLADVSSLRGDHDQALLLLSQAEQTCRQMDLSSALAYNRKMRGNVLFRASWYGEASRTYRDAREKFRAIGEPRGEALAQLGLLKSLDKLGRPRPETERDLAALRDSLQSHELGHTRQMVENTIEELTSRP from the coding sequence ATGTACGGCAAGGCGTTCGCACCGGAGTACCAGGGGGCGCTCTGGGAACTGTCGGTCAACACGGCGTACGAGGACGTCCTCGCCGCCGCGCGGGAGCGGGAAAGCCGCGCCGAGGCCGATGGCACGCCGCTGGAGCTGGCTCAGGCGAGGCTCGGCGTCGCCGAGGCGTGCCGCCGGCTCGGCAGGCTCGACGAGGCCGACGCCGCGTGGCGGGCGAGCTACCACGCCGCCAAGAGCGTGTCGGCGCAGGGCGCGATGGCGTGGGCGCTGTGGAGCGGCGGCACGCTGGCGCGCCAGTGCGGCAAGCTCAACGTCGCGGTGCGCTGGCTGAAGGCGGGCCGCGACCTCGCCGAGCAGGCCGGCGACATCGTCGCCTACGGCTACACCTTCGCCGGGATCGCCGAGACGCTGCGGATCAGGGGCGACCACGAGGAAGCGCGGGTGCTGCACGAACACGTGCTGGCCGAGGCGCGCAAGCGCGGCGAGTCCCGCCACATCGTGTGGGCGCTGGAAGGGCTGGCGCAGATCGACCGCTTCGCCGGTGATCTCGACTCCGCCTGGAACCGCTTCGAGGAGGCCGCCCGCACCGCCGAGGAGTCCGGCGACGAGCGGGGGCACGCGTGGGCGCTGCGCGGCCTGGCCGACGTGTCGTCGCTGCGCGGTGACCACGACCAGGCGTTGCTGCTGCTCTCGCAGGCCGAGCAGACGTGCAGGCAGATGGACCTCTCCAGCGCGCTGGCCTACAACCGCAAGATGCGCGGCAACGTGCTGTTCCGCGCGAGCTGGTACGGGGAGGCCTCGCGCACCTACCGGGACGCGCGCGAGAAGTTCCGCGCCATCGGCGAACCCCGCGGTGAGGCGCTGGCGCAGCTCGGACTGCTCAAGAGCCTCGACAAGCTGGGGCGTCCGCGCCCGGAGACCGAGCGCGACCTGGCGGCGTTGCGGGATTCGCTGCAGAGCCACGAACTGGGGCACACCCGGCAGATGGTCGAGAACACCATCGAAGAGCTGACGTCGCGCCCCTGA
- a CDS encoding thiol-disulfide oxidoreductase DCC family protein produces MPPVPVLVYDGDCGFCTRSARLVERLPVRVRLVPWQEADLAALRITEDRARHEIVWVDTSGRRFGGAAAVAELLKHCRRPWPVLGHLMSLPVLRSLAHLAYRWVAANRYRLPGATPACRLPAHQRPGATAP; encoded by the coding sequence ATGCCACCGGTTCCGGTGCTGGTCTACGACGGTGACTGCGGTTTCTGCACGCGCAGCGCGCGACTGGTGGAGCGGTTGCCCGTGCGGGTGCGGCTCGTCCCGTGGCAGGAGGCCGACCTCGCGGCGCTGCGGATCACCGAGGACCGCGCCCGGCACGAGATCGTCTGGGTCGACACCTCGGGGCGTCGGTTCGGCGGAGCGGCCGCCGTCGCCGAGCTGCTGAAGCACTGCCGGCGCCCGTGGCCGGTGCTCGGCCATCTGATGTCGCTGCCGGTGTTGCGTTCGCTGGCGCACTTGGCGTACCGGTGGGTCGCGGCGAACCGGTACCGGCTGCCGGGTGCGACGCCCGCCTGCCGGCTGCCGGCGCACCAGCGACCGGGCGCGACCGCGCCCTGA
- a CDS encoding NAD(P)H-quinone dehydrogenase: MTRIVIMGGGPAGYEAALVAAQNAAEVTLIEPEGLGGACVLYDCVPSKTFIASSGARSSARDARELGIRSRSEDTDVDVAVVHGRVKGLALAQSADVRSRVRREGVRVLTGRARFTSPTKGMAQHHVGVDLADGGFEELLADVVLIATGATPRILKGAEPDGKRILTWRQLYDLPELPEHLAVIGSGVTGVEFASAYTEMGVKVTMISSRDRVLPHEDADAAAVLEEVFAERGTEVVKHARAEKVERTDTGVLIHLADGRQVEAGHALMTVGSVPNTADIGLERIGIEPDRGGYIPVDRVSRTSVPGVYAAGDCTGVLLLASVAAMQGRIAMWHALGEGVTPIKLKTVAANVFTHPEIATVGISQQAIDSGEVPARTVMMPLATNPRAKMEGLRRGFLKVFCRPQTGVVVGGVVVAPNASELILPIAMAVQNQITVDNLAATFSVYPSLSGSLTEACRQLMRHDDLD, translated from the coding sequence GTGACCCGCATCGTGATCATGGGAGGCGGCCCGGCGGGCTACGAGGCGGCTCTGGTCGCCGCGCAGAACGCGGCGGAGGTGACGCTGATCGAGCCGGAAGGTCTCGGGGGAGCCTGCGTGCTTTACGACTGCGTGCCGTCGAAGACCTTCATCGCCTCCTCAGGTGCGCGCTCCTCCGCCCGCGACGCCCGCGAGCTGGGCATCCGCAGCCGCAGCGAGGACACCGACGTCGACGTCGCGGTGGTCCACGGCCGGGTCAAGGGCCTCGCGCTCGCGCAGTCCGCGGACGTCCGGTCCCGGGTCCGCCGGGAGGGCGTGCGGGTCCTCACCGGGCGTGCGCGCTTCACCAGCCCGACCAAGGGCATGGCGCAGCACCACGTGGGCGTCGACCTCGCCGACGGCGGCTTCGAGGAGCTGCTCGCCGACGTCGTGCTGATCGCCACCGGCGCCACGCCGCGCATCCTCAAGGGCGCCGAACCCGACGGCAAGCGCATCCTCACCTGGCGCCAGCTCTACGACCTGCCCGAACTGCCCGAGCACCTGGCCGTCATCGGCTCCGGTGTCACCGGTGTGGAGTTCGCCTCGGCCTACACCGAGATGGGCGTGAAGGTCACCATGATCTCCAGCCGCGACCGGGTGCTGCCGCACGAGGACGCCGACGCCGCCGCCGTGCTCGAGGAGGTCTTCGCCGAGCGCGGCACCGAGGTCGTCAAGCACGCCCGGGCCGAGAAGGTGGAGCGCACCGACACCGGCGTGCTGATCCACCTCGCCGACGGCCGCCAGGTCGAGGCCGGCCACGCGCTGATGACGGTCGGTTCGGTGCCCAACACCGCCGACATCGGACTGGAGCGCATCGGCATCGAGCCGGACCGCGGCGGCTACATCCCGGTGGACCGGGTGTCGCGCACCAGCGTCCCCGGCGTCTACGCGGCCGGTGACTGCACCGGCGTCCTGCTGCTGGCCTCGGTCGCGGCGATGCAGGGGCGGATCGCGATGTGGCACGCGCTGGGCGAGGGCGTCACCCCGATCAAGCTCAAGACCGTCGCGGCGAACGTGTTCACCCACCCCGAGATCGCCACCGTCGGCATCAGCCAGCAGGCGATCGACAGCGGCGAGGTGCCCGCGCGGACCGTGATGATGCCGCTGGCGACCAACCCGCGGGCCAAGATGGAGGGCCTGCGCCGCGGTTTCCTCAAGGTGTTCTGCCGCCCGCAGACCGGTGTGGTCGTCGGCGGCGTGGTGGTCGCGCCCAACGCCAGCGAGCTGATCCTGCCGATCGCGATGGCGGTGCAGAACCAGATCACCGTGGACAACCTGGCCGCCACGTTCTCGGTGTACCCGTCGCTGTCGGGGTCGCTGACCGAGGCGTGCCGCCAGCTCATGCGCCACGACGACCTCGACTGA
- a CDS encoding gamma-glutamylcyclotransferase, with product MPLYAAYGSNMDPAQMMERAPHSPMAGTGWLMDWRLTFGGEDYGWEGALATIVEAPGSQVFTVLYDVSPEDERQLDRWEGAELGMHKKLRLRVHTLDGPVLAWLYVLDAYEGGLPSARYLGVMADAAEAAGAPSDYVEKLRTRPCGNIGP from the coding sequence GTGCCGCTGTACGCCGCGTACGGGTCCAACATGGATCCGGCCCAGATGATGGAGCGAGCCCCGCATTCCCCGATGGCGGGAACGGGCTGGCTGATGGACTGGCGGCTGACCTTCGGCGGTGAGGACTACGGCTGGGAAGGCGCGCTGGCCACGATCGTCGAGGCCCCCGGCTCCCAGGTGTTCACCGTCCTGTACGACGTCAGCCCCGAGGACGAACGGCAGCTCGACCGCTGGGAAGGCGCCGAGCTGGGGATGCACAAGAAGCTGCGGCTGCGGGTCCACACCCTGGACGGCCCGGTCCTGGCGTGGCTGTACGTGCTCGACGCCTACGAAGGCGGCCTGCCCTCGGCGCGCTACCTCGGCGTGATGGCCGACGCGGCCGAAGCGGCCGGGGCTCCGTCGGACTACGTGGAGAAGCTGCGCACGCGTCCGTGCGGCAACATCGGTCCCTGA
- a CDS encoding DeoR/GlpR family DNA-binding transcription regulator: protein MADAGMPVNQLQRREQIRREVLDSGYVKIEQLAAEHGVSGMTIHRDLDVLEQQGWLRKVRGGATSTPTAVLETSLRARMTDAAEAKASIAAHALQHVSPGQVVALDDSTSALAVANRLTSLGPLTVVTNFLPVISLLGGEPGLQVIGLGGDYRPDYDAFLGLHAADMALTMRSDVLFMSTTAVVEGHCLHRSQETIQVKRALMRTTAKRVLLLDHSKFERRAVHELAPLTDFDVVIVDADTPEATIEDLRLADVPVEVAEG, encoded by the coding sequence GTGGCCGACGCAGGCATGCCGGTGAACCAGCTCCAGCGCCGGGAGCAGATCCGCCGCGAGGTGCTGGACAGCGGCTACGTGAAGATCGAACAGCTCGCCGCCGAGCACGGCGTCAGCGGGATGACCATCCACCGCGACCTGGACGTACTCGAACAGCAGGGCTGGCTGCGCAAGGTGCGCGGTGGCGCGACGTCGACCCCGACGGCCGTGCTGGAAACCTCGCTGCGCGCGCGCATGACCGACGCCGCCGAGGCCAAGGCGAGCATCGCCGCCCACGCCCTGCAACACGTCTCCCCAGGCCAGGTCGTCGCGTTGGACGACAGCACGAGCGCGCTGGCCGTGGCGAACCGCCTCACCTCGCTGGGGCCGCTGACGGTGGTGACCAACTTCCTGCCGGTGATCAGCCTGCTCGGCGGTGAGCCCGGGCTGCAAGTGATCGGCCTCGGCGGGGACTACCGCCCCGACTACGACGCCTTCCTCGGGCTGCACGCGGCGGACATGGCGCTGACCATGCGGTCCGACGTGCTGTTCATGTCGACGACGGCGGTCGTCGAAGGGCACTGCCTGCACCGGTCGCAGGAGACGATCCAAGTCAAGCGGGCGCTGATGCGGACCACCGCGAAGCGGGTGCTGCTGCTCGACCACTCGAAATTCGAACGCCGCGCCGTCCACGAACTGGCGCCGCTGACCGACTTCGACGTCGTCATCGTGGACGCCGACACCCCGGAGGCCACCATCGAGGACCTGCGCCTGGCGGACGTCCCGGTGGAGGTCGCCGAAGGCTGA
- a CDS encoding FGGY-family carbohydrate kinase translates to MGELVAGVDVATANVRVQVHDPSGELVASASRPLPQPVRSPGGRSEQDASTWWPAVRDSLRECTAALGERSSGIAALAVSATSGTVVLVDRHGDPVTPALMYDDRRAGAEALTAAEAGARRWDRIGIRPSAGSGLARIARLASDAPDDAVLACHTPDVIGWKLVGRPVATDSSHALKSGYDAVAGEWASEVFDALGVPAALLPEVVRPTTVLGAVGARAAELTGLPVGCEVRAGMTDGCAGQLACGAVDVGQFVTVLGTTLVLKGVSKELVRDPAGAVYSHLHPDGVWLPGGAANVGGSALSDVDVAELRSLDEAATERGPSGAVNYPLRGEGERFPFLAEGARGFVLGEPADRVDEYRSRLEGVAFCERLAVERLAELGAPAEGPMRTAGGGARSLAWCRIRASVLDRPVMRMQEAGTALGAALLAAAGSVHPDLSRAAAAMVPTGEVVEPEAAEVPALETSYQRFLAELRERGWL, encoded by the coding sequence ATGGGCGAGCTCGTCGCGGGCGTGGACGTCGCGACGGCGAACGTCCGCGTGCAGGTGCACGACCCGTCGGGCGAGCTGGTCGCGTCGGCGTCACGCCCGCTGCCGCAGCCGGTGCGCTCGCCGGGCGGCCGTTCCGAACAGGACGCTTCGACGTGGTGGCCCGCGGTCCGCGACAGCCTCCGCGAGTGCACCGCCGCGCTCGGGGAGCGGTCGTCCGGGATCGCCGCGCTCGCGGTCTCGGCCACCTCGGGCACCGTCGTGCTCGTCGACCGGCACGGCGACCCGGTCACCCCGGCGCTGATGTACGACGACCGGCGGGCAGGTGCGGAGGCGCTGACGGCGGCCGAGGCCGGCGCCCGGCGGTGGGACCGGATCGGCATCCGGCCGTCAGCGGGATCCGGGCTCGCGCGCATCGCGCGGCTGGCGTCGGACGCCCCGGACGATGCGGTGCTCGCCTGCCACACGCCCGACGTGATCGGGTGGAAGCTCGTCGGGCGCCCGGTCGCCACGGACTCCAGCCACGCGCTCAAGAGCGGCTACGACGCCGTGGCCGGTGAATGGGCATCGGAGGTCTTCGACGCGCTCGGAGTTCCCGCGGCGCTGCTGCCCGAGGTCGTGCGGCCGACGACCGTGCTCGGCGCGGTCGGCGCGCGGGCCGCCGAGCTGACCGGCCTGCCGGTCGGCTGCGAGGTCCGGGCGGGCATGACCGACGGCTGCGCCGGTCAGCTCGCCTGCGGTGCGGTGGACGTCGGGCAGTTCGTGACCGTGCTGGGCACGACCCTCGTGCTCAAGGGCGTGTCCAAGGAACTCGTGCGCGACCCGGCCGGAGCGGTCTACAGCCACCTGCACCCGGACGGCGTGTGGCTGCCGGGCGGAGCCGCCAACGTTGGCGGATCGGCGCTGTCCGATGTGGACGTCGCGGAGCTGCGGTCGCTCGACGAGGCCGCCACCGAGCGCGGGCCCTCGGGTGCGGTGAACTACCCGCTGCGGGGCGAGGGCGAGCGGTTCCCGTTCCTGGCCGAGGGTGCGCGCGGTTTCGTGCTCGGCGAGCCCGCGGACCGGGTCGACGAGTACCGCTCCAGGCTCGAGGGGGTCGCCTTCTGCGAACGGCTGGCGGTGGAGCGCCTCGCCGAGCTGGGCGCACCGGCAGAGGGACCGATGCGCACCGCGGGCGGCGGAGCGCGCAGCCTCGCGTGGTGCCGGATCCGGGCGTCGGTGCTGGACCGGCCGGTGATGCGCATGCAGGAGGCCGGAACGGCCCTGGGTGCGGCCCTGCTCGCGGCCGCCGGATCTGTCCACCCGGACCTCAGCCGCGCCGCGGCGGCGATGGTCCCGACGGGCGAGGTCGTGGAGCCGGAAGCAGCCGAGGTCCCCGCGCTGGAAACGTCCTACCAGCGCTTCCTGGCCGAACTGCGCGAGCGCGGCTGGCTCTGA
- a CDS encoding HAD family hydrolase: MPDQASPQVNAGIAGQDAGRGAPIELVLLDVGGPIYDDATYRDALWRATRELVAERGGEVTEDEFQRVYDERRQAQSGSLRTAVAERFLEPGDRQRLSDLADAYWVYPPSALHPDVLPVLRELSGRYALAVVANQRAVVVDALRRDGVAGFIDHWAISEVVGAAKPDPAIFRHALDAAGVDASRAVHVGNRLDTDVRGARRLGLRTVWVVRGEAPPEPTPEQLAEPDVSMFTMADLPAALERLQEAR; the protein is encoded by the coding sequence GTGCCGGACCAAGCTTCACCGCAGGTCAACGCGGGCATCGCCGGTCAGGACGCCGGGCGAGGCGCGCCGATCGAGCTCGTGCTGCTCGACGTCGGCGGACCGATCTACGACGACGCGACCTACCGCGACGCGCTGTGGCGCGCCACCCGCGAACTGGTGGCCGAGCGCGGCGGCGAGGTCACCGAGGACGAGTTCCAGCGGGTCTACGACGAGCGCAGGCAGGCGCAGAGCGGCTCGCTTCGCACGGCCGTCGCCGAACGGTTCCTGGAGCCCGGCGACCGGCAGCGGCTGTCCGACCTCGCCGACGCCTACTGGGTCTACCCGCCGTCCGCGCTGCACCCCGACGTGCTCCCGGTGCTGCGCGAGCTTTCCGGCAGGTACGCGCTCGCGGTCGTGGCCAACCAGCGGGCGGTGGTCGTCGACGCGCTGCGCAGGGACGGGGTCGCCGGCTTCATCGACCACTGGGCGATCTCCGAGGTCGTCGGTGCCGCCAAGCCCGATCCCGCGATCTTCCGGCACGCCCTCGACGCGGCGGGCGTCGACGCGAGCCGCGCGGTGCACGTGGGCAACCGGCTCGACACCGACGTCCGCGGCGCCCGGCGGCTCGGCCTGCGAACCGTGTGGGTGGTGCGCGGCGAGGCGCCGCCGGAGCCGACGCCCGAGCAGCTCGCCGAACCCGACGTCTCGATGTTCACGATGGCCGACCTGCCCGCCGCGCTCGAGCGGTTGCAGGAGGCGCGGTGA
- a CDS encoding FGGY-family carbohydrate kinase, with the protein MITIGIDAGTSVVKAVAYADDGAELAVVRRPTRVVHPEPGWAEQDMDEVWEAVATTVAELVSSVGQDVRAVAVTAQGDGCWLVDADGRPVGPAMLWNDARAAGTAARWARSGILDELFEINGSVGFAGLPHAQLTWLAEHAPERLASASKVLTCGGWLYRCLTDRLAQDVSEASNPFLDARSGEYSDAVLSKLGLDWARELLPEVVDGEQRVAPLTEASGRRLGVPAGTPVVLAAYDVISTAIGAGTTKPGQACTILGTTVCTEVLSDSPRLERSPVGMSLRTPMPQRWMLAYATLAGTEVVEWTCRMLGLPNPENLTALAENAEPGSRGLLMLPYLSPGGERAPFYDPRARGSLHGLSLEHGPAEIARACLEGLALVIRECLEASTATPTELRLTGGGSANPLWRQVIADATGLPVVRTSDAQAGARGATVTAHAVLEGRTIPDVAADLVGTAAPMDPLPANRPRYDDAYARFLAARNAAQTAHWFRPAD; encoded by the coding sequence GTGATCACGATCGGCATCGACGCCGGCACGTCCGTCGTGAAGGCCGTCGCCTACGCCGACGACGGCGCGGAGCTGGCCGTCGTCCGGCGGCCGACCAGGGTCGTGCACCCCGAACCGGGGTGGGCCGAACAGGACATGGACGAGGTGTGGGAAGCCGTCGCGACCACGGTCGCCGAACTCGTCTCCTCTGTCGGGCAGGACGTGCGCGCGGTGGCCGTGACCGCGCAGGGCGACGGGTGCTGGCTGGTCGACGCCGACGGCCGGCCGGTCGGGCCCGCGATGCTGTGGAACGACGCCCGAGCCGCGGGCACGGCTGCCCGCTGGGCGCGCAGCGGGATCCTTGACGAGCTGTTCGAGATCAACGGCTCGGTCGGCTTCGCGGGACTGCCGCACGCGCAGCTCACCTGGCTCGCCGAACACGCACCCGAACGGCTCGCCTCGGCGTCGAAGGTCCTGACGTGCGGCGGATGGCTCTACCGGTGCCTGACCGACCGGCTCGCGCAGGACGTCTCCGAGGCGTCGAACCCGTTCCTGGACGCCCGTAGCGGCGAGTACTCCGACGCGGTGCTGAGCAAGCTCGGACTCGACTGGGCGCGGGAGCTGCTGCCGGAGGTCGTGGACGGCGAGCAGCGCGTCGCACCGCTCACCGAAGCCTCCGGACGCCGCCTGGGCGTCCCCGCCGGAACGCCGGTGGTGCTGGCCGCCTACGACGTCATCTCGACCGCCATCGGCGCAGGAACCACCAAGCCCGGGCAGGCGTGCACGATCCTGGGCACCACGGTGTGCACCGAGGTGCTCAGCGACAGCCCGCGCCTCGAGCGCAGCCCGGTGGGCATGTCGCTGCGCACGCCGATGCCGCAGCGCTGGATGCTCGCCTACGCGACCCTGGCCGGCACCGAGGTCGTCGAGTGGACCTGCCGCATGCTGGGGCTGCCGAACCCCGAGAACCTCACCGCGCTCGCCGAGAACGCGGAGCCCGGCAGCAGGGGCCTGCTGATGCTGCCCTACCTCTCGCCGGGCGGAGAACGGGCACCGTTCTACGACCCGCGTGCGCGGGGCAGCCTGCACGGGCTGAGCCTGGAGCACGGCCCGGCGGAGATCGCCCGAGCGTGCCTCGAGGGCCTGGCCCTGGTCATCAGGGAATGCCTGGAAGCCAGCACGGCCACCCCCACGGAGCTGCGGCTCACCGGTGGCGGTTCGGCGAACCCGCTCTGGCGCCAGGTCATCGCGGACGCGACCGGACTGCCCGTGGTGCGGACCTCCGACGCGCAGGCCGGAGCGCGCGGTGCGACGGTCACCGCCCACGCGGTGCTGGAAGGACGAACCATCCCCGACGTCGCCGCCGACCTGGTCGGCACCGCCGCCCCGATGGACCCGCTCCCGGCGAACCGCCCCCGCTACGACGACGCCTACGCCCGGTTCCTCGCCGCCCGCAACGCCGCCCAGACAGCGCACTGGTTCCGCCCAGCGGACTGA